In Cicer arietinum cultivar CDC Frontier isolate Library 1 chromosome 7, Cicar.CDCFrontier_v2.0, whole genome shotgun sequence, a single window of DNA contains:
- the LOC101512139 gene encoding uncharacterized protein, which translates to MFNYIVCAIEEFKDISTLSLEELQGTLEARELRMEEKNIMKSGDQALTAQVYKKRDKKNKWKKNKFKISEDKYESSSKGGSANGKPKGKSKNFDKKKVQYYNCDKFRHFVDEYWCGKGKKKKKDEDEACAAQEDDSDSNTVLLMATTNEERFSLDSGTVLLMASTNEEHFSSQLWFLDAGCSNHMTSHKEPLMDIDTSRRSKIRFADDRTLEVEGAGNMVIRRRNGKTMVIENVLYVPRMKSNLLSIGQLIQKGYQVIMKDDTLKMYDGEKNMILKAHLSKNITFVINIQATDIQCLKAVSLGDED; encoded by the coding sequence ATGTTCAATTACATTGTGTGTGCCATTGAGGAATTCAAAGACATTTCTACATTGAGTCTTGAAGAATTGCAGGGAACTTTAGAAGCAAGAGAGTTAAGAATGGAGGAAAAGAACATAATGAAATCTGGCGATCAGGCCCTGACAGCACAAGTGTACAAGAAGAGAGATAAGAAAAATAAGTGGAAGaagaataaattcaaaatatctGAGGACAAGTATGAGTCTTCATCAAAGGGAGGAAGTGCAAATGGCAAACCCAAAGGAAAATCAAAGAACTTTGATAAGAAGAAGGTTCAATATTACAATTGTGATAAATTTAGACATTTTGTTGATGAATATTGGTGTGGTAaaggaaagaagaagaagaaagatgaGGATGAGGCATGTGCGGCTCAAGAAGATGATTCAGACTCAAACACAGTTTTGTTGATGGCTACCACAAATGAAGAACGTTTTTCTTTAGACTCAGGAACAGTCTTATTGATGGCTAGCACAAATGAAGAACatttttcttctcaattatGGTTTCTTGACGCTGGATGTTCAAATCACATGACAAGTCACAAAGAACCGTTGATGGATATTGATACATCAAGAAGGAGCAAGATCAGGTTTGCTGATGATAGAACGTTGGAAGTTGAAGGAGCTGGAAACATGGTGATCAGGAGAAGAAATGGCAAAACAATGGTGATTGAAAATGTGTTGTATGTTCCAAGAATGAAAAGCAATTTGTTGAGCATAGGGCAACTGATTCAGAAAGGATATCAGGTGATTATGAAGGATGATACCTTAAAGATGTATGATGGAGAAAAGAATATGATACTAAAGGCTCATCTCTCAAAGAACATAACatttgtcatcaacatacaagctACAGATATCCAATGTTTGAAGGCAGTAAGCTTAGGTGATGAGGACTAG